AATCAAAAACAAAAACCATTGAATATTTAAAGGATAGGGTGTGCCAGCAGGTATAAGGATGAAAGGAGCGGTTATTGTCAAAGGCCGGCAAAGAAGTGTTCATCGCAAGCGATCCCGACCTATGCTATGGGCTGTTTTGACCTATACAAAGATATGTGTGACCAGATAAGCAATATCATCTGCAAATATTAGTGGAGTCAACAAGACAAGGAGAATAATAATATGCATTGGGTCAGTTGGGACAGAATGAAGCTGCCAAAAGAAAGAGGTGGCGTGGGGCTGATCAGGGACATTCACTAACATTGTGATGCTATCTAAACAAGGGTGTCATTTGGCTCAAAATTCCAACCCTTTGTGTGTGCCAGATTCTCAAAGCAAAGTACTTCCATTCAACGGATGTTCTACTACATGCACAACCATGCAAGGCCATGTCGTACACTTGGAGAAGTATCCTAAAAGGTGTGGAGCTGTCAGCAGCCAAGCTGATCGAGCgtctgaaaaacactgttctggctaaattattgtgagagaaaaacactgttccggctgaaaaaagaagccgaacaagccgaatatggagtaagccgaacggggcggTAGTAGGATCATCGATTGTTTGAATGAAACTGAACTCGAACTATCCAATCTTGTcctctgttcttcttcttccccacgcGCCAGGCGTTGCTAACATTTCCACCGTAGAGCCACGTGGCCTTGGACTCCATTAGGCACGGGCACGCCATTGGAAGTGAGGGGCGCCAGGCAGCAGCCCGACGTGCCACTGCAGTACTTGTCTGTGGCCTAGCGGTGGTCGTTTGTGAAGCCGGCACCGCAGTCGCTCCTGGTACAGGAGCCACATCCGCTGAGGATCTTGGTCATTTCTTTGTTCTTCCCCGATGATGTCCGTAGAAATCGTCGCCGTGACGTTGCATCTGGCGGAGACGACGAGCTCGTTCCGGGCCGACAGCAGGTAGCCGTGCTCCCTGAAGCTGCGGCAGAATTCGAGCAAGGCGTTACAACTGAGTGAGGTTAGGTCGCCGAGCAACGGCCGCGGGGGCTGGTGGCGCGTGTCGCAGGTGACGTTGAGCCCCGGCCAGCAGCAACGGGAGGGCCTGAAGCTGAACGGGTACGGCACGCTCACATTTTTGAAAAGAATCCGATACAAGTATTTGAAGTTGGCGCCTTTCCCAAATTGATATGTCTACGAGGCGCAAACACACAGCGGTGGACCGTGTGCGCCTCATTTGTTCGTCAgaataaggccccgtttagttccaagccaaaaatcaaaaattttcaagatttcccgtcacattaaatcttgcggcacatgcatggagtactaaatgtagacaaaaaaaaactaattacacagttagccgagaaatcgtgagacgaatcttttaagcctaaatagtccataattggacaatttttgccaaataaaaacgaaattactacagtagccaaaaaccaaaaattttcggaactaaacggggcctaacatGCGCTGAACGTGTACATACAGGGAAAATAGGGACATAAAAAGGAGGGCGActtgggccatgtttagattgcaaaaaatttcaacctgatgaatagtagcactttcgtcttatttggtaaatattgtccaatcgtggaccaactaagctcaaaagattcatctcgtgatttcgaactaaactgtgtaattagttattttttttacctacatttaatgctccatgcaagctgctaaaaattgatgtgatggagagagagtgaaaaaacttgaatttggaggtgatctaaacaaggccttgtgtTCTGGCCAAGCACGCGGGCGATCTCGACCCCCGAGCCAGATGCTCTTTTTGACAACCCGCAGTTTATGCCAAGGCACCAGGCCGACATCCAGTTGGCACAGGGCACGCAGCGTCGTCACAAAAGAAATGACTTCCTTCTTGTATTATTCTAGGAGAAGCCGTACGAATCAACTGGTAAATGGGACGAGTCAGACAAGAAAAATTTAACTAAAAGCAATTAAATAACTGTATCTCATCTGGATTACACTTTTATTAAAGGTGGAGAGCGAATACACTGGAATCGTGCTACCGAAACAAAAGCGAGATGGTGAGTGCATTGAGTTCAACCATCATGCACATGTGTAGTTACTCCTAGTAGAAGTTAACGAGTCCTTTATGCTAATGCGCAAAAAGAGCACTGCTACCTAGGGTAGCTTGCAGACATCATCATCTCTTGCTCCAAACTATATCTTCTGCTACATGGGTTCTCATATCTTTGCCCTTGTCCACTCAGTGATGGATTGTCCGTCATAATGCTGTCATTTCTAGGTTCCATAGCTACAATACCATCTCTGTTATAACGGTTGGGACCCTCAAGCCCATGTAGTGTATGTTCTACCTGTCGCATCGTTGGCCTTTCCTCACCTCTTAAATTTATACACGATGCTGCAAGTGTAGCAACTTCTTGGACTTCTGTGCCTCCCTCCTCCATAACTTGTGGATCTATTATCTGACTAAGATTTCCCTCCGAAAGTAGGTTAACAAAATGGGAAGCAAGACCATCGCCTTCAGAGGACAAATACAAAAATGGTTTCTTCCTAGTGAGCAACTCCACAAGAATTACACCAAAACTGTAGACATCACTTTTTTCGGTGAGGCGGCTGGTGTAAAAGTACATAGGATCCAAGTATCCTATTGTTCCCTGAACCCTTGTTGTTAACCCAGTTTTGTCAACCGGGATGTACCTTGAAGCTCCAAAGTCCGATATCTTTGATGTCATTGTATCATCAAGAAGTATGTTACTGGACTTAATGTCTCTATGGATTATTGGGATTGAAACTGACGAGTGAAGATAGGCAAGAGAAGCAGCTATCTCGGTTGCAATCCTCAACCTACTGCCCCATGATAGGGACCTCGGTTCTTCAACATGGAGATGGTGATAAAGTGTTCCATTGGAGATAAACTCATAAACCAACAATGGCACCTCGGTCTCTAGGCAACATCCAAAGAGTTTAACCACATTCTTATGGTTGATCTGTGAGAGGATTGCTACCTCATTTATGAACTCGTCTATTTCTTTCTGGACTGTAATCTTTGACTTCTTGATGGCTACAACATGTAGGTCCGATAAGATTCCTTTGTAAACGGTACCATGCCCTCCGCCACCAAGCTCACGAGCTTTGTCAAAGTTGTTTGTGGCCTTTGCAAGCTCATCCAATGGTATTATCATCTTTTCTGCAATGTCTGCCTTTTGGAACAATAGCTGTTGCAACAGTAGTCCGCGATTTTGCTTGAAGTATTTTTGTTTCAGTAGTTTTGTTCTGCGCTGTTTTAACTTGCGGAGTAGGAACAATATACCCATAACCAACAGAAGGAGCGCCGGACCACTTGCAACTGACAAACCAATGATTAAACCTGAAAATGTACATACGCATACACTATATGTTATGATCATTTTCGCAAGCTATGCAATATATATGGTACAATGTCAGCCAAAGCTTCATCGAGACATGAGAATCTATCACACACCTGTTGGGGACCTGATGACGCAGCCTTGGGCCTCAGAAGCGTTGCCGTGGGTTCCTCGCGGGCACCGACGACACTCATAGTGCCCAGGCAAATTGTTGCAGTAGCCGCCCAAGCACGATTGGCGTAGCGCCGGGATGTTACACTCGTCAATATCTGTAGCCAATGAGAATGAATAACAAAAAACAATGGAAGTCTCCCAAAGAATAACAAACATTGGGAAACATACATATACTAGTAGATATGCATGAGGAGGAATTAGTAGTGACCTTGGCATCCATCGGCGACGTAAGGGTTGCCATCGTAGCCCTTGGAGCAGTGGCACGTAAAGCCTCCATTCTCTTGTCGGCAGTCGCTGTGCTCACTCTTGCAAAGGTTGCTGAGCACGTCCCCTGGGCACTTCCCTGAGTTGTTGGCAGCAGGCGCTGACAAACCTTGCTTAACGGCCCATTGTAGAACAATGGGAGATGACATTTTGTAACTGTAATCGTCGTGGATGACGATCTTGTGCCACTGATCAGTCAACCCCACCTCCGAGATGAACGCCAACACGAAGAAAAACGGCCAATTACCATGACGATGGTTGCCAGGATTCCAGTTTAGCGCTTTGAATTCCACTCTCTTGGGCGTGCTGCCAGCAGGAATGGGTGCGTGGCAGCAGCCATCGTGGCCGGTACAGTACCCACGGTGGGTTGGTGTGCGGACCGGTGGCCCACAGACAGCTCGGCTGATGATACGGTCGCCATTGTTGCtattgctgttgctgctgctgccgttTCTGTACTCCCCGTAGAGGGTAAACTGCCCGTCCCACCCAGACAAGACGATGAACTCGTTCCTGGTCGACAGAACATAGGGCTCGCCGA
This sequence is a window from Miscanthus floridulus cultivar M001 chromosome 10, ASM1932011v1, whole genome shotgun sequence. Protein-coding genes within it:
- the LOC136490024 gene encoding wall-associated receptor kinase 2-like produces the protein MALASAAVVLPAAAVALMAMALQLSAAAATAPIGQPGCNTTCGDVSVPYPFGYGPSRCYWPGLNLTCDTSHHPPRLLLGDGTRVTAIFLGNSTVRVVRTDPIIIKTRGDLFTSDGWNASLDFGRDFREHGYLLSAENELVVFGCNVMATLSADIVGEETTKIVSGCASFCLFSDRGDPFIENNFEVADKFCTGTSGCCRAPLISSGVPVPNGVQARWLYSGNHTLEQTIEPVTVLVTPRGWIDDSAHWLDGFKEVPLLLDFGVKQNLPENRSSVDCPQDVHRMVCKSEHSSCHAMDQGYTCSCDEGYDGNPYLVGGCQDVDECKLLGEDRVCFGVCTNTIGSYYCWCPQGTYGQPDVQGGCVDYNFNKDALSPTVATMPTGTAGCNTTCGDVRVPYPFGFGPSRCYWPRFNLTCDTSHNPPRLLLHDNSTDSLQVVHISLRKSTVHVVHHSSSTGWMPDIGDVRLPDIGEPYVLSTRNEFIVLSGWDGQFTLYGEYRNGSSSNSNSNNGDRIISRAVCGPPVRTPTHRGYCTGHDGCCHAPIPAGSTPKRVEFKALNWNPGNHRHGNWPFFFVLAFISEVGLTDQWHKIVIHDDYSYKMSSPIVLQWAVKQGLSAPAANNSGKCPGDVLSNLCKSEHSDCRQENGGFTCHCSKGYDGNPYVADGCQDIDECNIPALRQSCLGGYCNNLPGHYECRRCPRGTHGNASEAQGCVIRSPTGLIIGLSVASGPALLLLVMGILFLLRKLKQRRTKLLKQKYFKQNRGLLLQQLLFQKADIAEKMIIPLDELAKATNNFDKARELGGGGHGTVYKGILSDLHVVAIKKSKITVQKEIDEFINEVAILSQINHKNVVKLFGCCLETEVPLLVYEFISNGTLYHHLHVEEPRSLSWGSRLRIATEIAASLAYLHSSVSIPIIHRDIKSSNILLDDTMTSKISDFGASRYIPVDKTGLTTRVQGTIGYLDPMYFYTSRLTEKSDVYSFGVILVELLTRKKPFLYLSSEGDGLASHFVNLLSEGNLSQIIDPQVMEEGGTEVQEVATLAASCINLRGEERPTMRQVEHTLHGLEGPNRYNRDGIVAMEPRNDSIMTDNPSLSGQGQRYENPCSRRYSLEQEMMMSASYPR